Proteins co-encoded in one Papaver somniferum cultivar HN1 chromosome 5, ASM357369v1, whole genome shotgun sequence genomic window:
- the LOC113283166 gene encoding probable carboxylesterase 15 — MVHEEMKKNLVDQVSCWLKIFDDGSTDRTWMGPPEFEFVAKPVPAHEEFIDGVATRDVAVDEVSGLSVRIYIPEGISMDGPKLPVLLHFHGGGFCISQADWYMYYQVYTQLVRSAQAICVSVRLRLAPEHRLPAACDDGYSALCWLRSVAQAKSSEPWLDAHADFNRVFLIGDSSGGNLVHEVAARAGSERLDPVRLAGGVLLHPGFAKAERTKSELKKENESPFLSLEMVDKFLALALPIGSSKDHPITYPMGPNAPPLDELKLPPFLVALAELDLILDPELEYIEALKKAGKDVEIFNSYGVGHCFHLNKVPMEMDPQNVAQRELLIAAVTDFIKRH, encoded by the coding sequence ATGGTTCatgaagagatgaagaagaatctGGTTGATCAAGTATCTTGTTGGCTCAAGATCTTTGATGATGGCTCAACTGATCGTACCTGGATGGGGCCTCCCGAGTTTGAATTCGTGGCAAAGCCTGTTCCGGCTCATGAAGAATTCATTGACGGTGTTGCTACCCGCGATGTGGCCGTAGACGAAGTTTCTGGTCTATCGGTTAGAATCTACATCCCGGAGGGTATATCCATGGACGGGCCAAAACTACCTGTTTTACTTCACTTTCACGGTGGTGGCTTTTGTATAAGCCAAGCTGATTGGTACATGTACTACCAGGTATACACACAACTTGTCCGATCGGCTCAAGCCATATGTGTATCGGTAAGGTTGAGATTAGCACCCGAACATCGACTTCCAGCTGCATGCGATGATGGGTACTCTGCGCTTTGCTGGCTTCGTTCTGTAGCTCAAGCCAAGTCTAGTGAGCCATGGCTTGACGCTCATGCGGATTTTAACCGAGTCTTTCTCATTGGAGATAGTTCTGGTGGAAATCTAGTGCACGAGGTAGCTGCAAGGGCGGGTTCTGAAAGGTTGGACCCGGTAAGATTAGCTGGTGGTGTGCTTCTACACCCGGGGTTTGCCAAAGCTGAACGGACTAAGTCTGAATTGAAGAAAGAAAACGAATCTCCATTTTTATCACTCGAGATGGTTGATAAGTTCCTTGCTCTGGCACTGCCAATTGGTAGCAGTAAGGACCATCCCATAACTTATCCTATGGGACCTAACGCTCCACCATTGGATGAGTTGAAGCTTCCTCCATTTCTTGTTGCTTTAGCTGAACTAGACCTGATTCTAGATCCAGAGTTGGAATACATTGAGGCGTTAAAGAAAGCAGGTAAAGATGTGGAAATTTTTAATAGTTATGGTGTAGGTCATTGTTTTCACCTCAACAAAGTTCCTATGGAGATGGATCCGCAAAATGTTGCGCAGAGAGAACTGTTGATTGCAGCAGTTACCGATTTTATCAAGCGACATTAA